The Elaeis guineensis isolate ETL-2024a chromosome 12, EG11, whole genome shotgun sequence sequence AACTTGTACCAATGTAAAAGCAAGCTCTCACAGGTACTATCTATATGATGATAGATTGCCAAAAAGGTACacatccctccctccctctctcttatttGGTGGGTAATCTGGAAAGCTGCATGGCAAGTTATTCCGGCATGACCAAACATAATTTTCCCTTTGACAAGCCCACAAAATTTTGCACTCAAACTGTACTAGATAAGCGTTGTAGTTCCAGACATTGCTTGTTCTAGATATGAAGACGCAATTTACTGAGAAGtgttattttttattacaaaactaAATAAAAATCCCAACATTATAAAGCAACCCAAACAACCAGCTATTAAGATACTTTTTTATTTCTGAGAAATTACCTCAAACACATCCTTGGCATCAAGAACCTTCTCTTTCGGCGTCGCACCCACATCCCACAAGCAAATCTTGGAATCATACGACCCGCTTAACAGGTACCCCTCCTTGAGAGAACTCCACGAAACCCCATACCCTTCAGTAGCGTGTCCTCTCAGCACAAGGTCCGGGCCGCCAGTCTCCCCCTCCAGCGGCTTGGGTGGGCGGCGGGCGCAGTCAAAGACGTGCACTTCCGACCCGCATGTCTTGGTGGCCACAAGGGCGGGATTCTGCGGCATGTAGCGCGCCCGGTTAACCTCACCCTCGTGAGGGATCGTCTGGGCGATCTCGACCGACGGGATGGGGACATCAGCGGCAGGAGGAGGGGGAGCGGAGCCCTTACGGGGGGGAGGGAGGGGGAACCGGACGTCGGCGAGCAGGAGGAAGTTGGGGGCTTCGTCAGAGGTGTGGGTACCGAGGATGAGGCGGTGGACGGgggcggcggcggaggaggaggaggaagaagaggaggagagggaggaggggGTGGAGGAAAAGGAGAGCCATTGGACTGTAAGGGAGGGCCATTCGAGGGCGTGGGAGATGACGAGGTCGTAGAGGAAGGGGGTGTTCTTCTTCCAGACCCGGTACTCCTCCGCCGCCATGGCCCGAGCTTCCTCCCCTTCCGCCATTTTGCCTCTTCTTTTTCCTTCGCCCGGGAGCTTGTCTCGTCTCCCGCCAAAAGCCTTGGGATTCTTATGGAACTTGCGCCGCTCGCTCGCTGAAAGCCTTCAGACTCGAGAGGCGCCAATGGGCCTGGGTCGGACCCCCATACGGATGATGTCGTAGGATTTATTTAGCTTACAtgcttgaatatatatatatatatatatatatatatatatatatatatatatatatatatatatatatatatatatatatatatatatatatatatatatgaatatatttatatatatatatgaatatatttatatatatatatgaatcaaattgCAATCGGTCTTTGCCATGACGGATATTAAGCGAACCCGGTCTGGAAGTTTAGATTTTAGATATGCGCTGGTCCGATTTGGGCTAGAATTTGTCTTCatatatgttgcggccaatctcctcgtcgcctgatcatcggaaacgagcacctgcaaaagaaagtccgcattgaccggaggcggctccgacggggaccctccgatggtcaagtcagagaggagactaggcaacagtgagaagaaaacaaggagctcagcgagagagagagagggagagggagagagagagcaagcctgaGAGTTTTCGGAAGAacccctagcactgttgccttccccgatatatatagtggagcgtggtatggcgccgttattaatggcgcggacaattgagaaattatcaattcactgtagactgccagagtcaccgtaaaggtgtcaaatcgccgtgggactgtcaaatcgctaaggttgacccataccctaggtgggataatgcccctaggcggcagtgccgcatgccgttgtcaggaccgacagtctctgacagaagtacggcgattggaggaatcgac is a genomic window containing:
- the LOC105055114 gene encoding histone-binding protein MSI1, with translation MAEGEEARAMAAEEYRVWKKNTPFLYDLVISHALEWPSLTVQWLSFSSTPSSLSSSSSSSSSAAAPVHRLILGTHTSDEAPNFLLLADVRFPLPPPRKGSAPPPPAADVPIPSVEIAQTIPHEGEVNRARYMPQNPALVATKTCGSEVHVFDCARRPPKPLEGETGGPDLVLRGHATEGYGVSWSSLKEGYLLSGSYDSKICLWDVGATPKEKVLDAKDVFEAHEAAVEDVAWHIKNENLFGSVGDDHLLMIWDLRSSASKKPQHSIVAHQDEVNSLSFNPFNEWILATASADTTVNLFDLRKLTTSLHTFSSHTGPALQVEWSPKHETVLASSAADKRLMVWDLSRVGDEQAEEDSEDGPPELLFVHGGHTAKISEFSWNPDEPWVIASVAEDNILQVWQMAESIYQDDYSTEVADELYAAA